Proteins encoded within one genomic window of Gloeobacter kilaueensis JS1:
- a CDS encoding ABC transporter ATP-binding protein produces MLILENLSKCYKSSQQPAVAGVFLEIKTGVLGLLGSNGAGKTTLLQMLATVTPPTSGRIFFRDVDVVAQPDFLRQKLGYLPQNFGVYSSLTALEFLSYFAALKGISSRNRPMELLELVNLHDVSHRPAGTFSGGMKQRLGIAVALLNEPEVLIVDEPTAGLDPEERNRFKSILSRIGSERIVVFSTHIVSDIETVASEVAVLHKGRIIECASPEVLIDRARGQVWQAVIPSQQLPEVQTRYKVSSVVQKAEGVHLRLVCPQKPLEDAHLVEPTLEEAFLAINEPLASTGYVSI; encoded by the coding sequence ATGCTGATACTGGAAAACTTATCCAAGTGCTACAAATCAAGCCAGCAACCTGCTGTCGCTGGTGTATTCCTTGAAATCAAGACGGGCGTGTTGGGTTTGCTGGGTTCCAACGGGGCCGGTAAGACGACGCTTTTGCAGATGCTTGCGACAGTGACGCCTCCAACATCGGGACGTATCTTTTTTCGGGATGTCGATGTCGTTGCCCAACCTGATTTTTTGCGGCAGAAGTTAGGCTATTTACCGCAAAATTTTGGCGTATACAGCAGTCTCACCGCTCTTGAATTCCTCAGCTATTTCGCTGCACTCAAGGGAATCTCCAGCCGCAATCGCCCGATGGAACTGCTTGAGTTGGTGAACCTGCACGACGTCAGCCACCGCCCGGCAGGTACTTTCTCAGGCGGAATGAAGCAACGCCTCGGTATTGCTGTTGCTTTGCTCAACGAGCCGGAAGTGTTGATCGTGGATGAGCCGACGGCGGGATTGGATCCGGAGGAGCGCAACCGTTTCAAAAGCATCCTGAGCAGGATCGGCAGCGAGCGGATCGTTGTCTTTTCTACTCATATCGTCTCGGATATCGAAACGGTTGCCTCTGAAGTGGCGGTGCTGCACAAGGGCAGAATTATCGAGTGCGCTTCGCCCGAAGTACTTATAGATCGAGCGAGAGGGCAGGTATGGCAGGCCGTTATTCCCTCGCAGCAGCTACCGGAGGTACAAACACGATATAAGGTTTCCTCGGTTGTGCAGAAGGCGGAGGGTGTTCATCTGCGCCTGGTGTGTCCTCAAAAACCATTAGAAGACGCTCACTTGGTAGAGCCGACCCTCGAAGAGGCATTTTTGGCAATCAACGAACCGCTGGCTTCCACGGGTTATGTTTCTATCTAA